A window from Neobacillus sp. PS3-40 encodes these proteins:
- a CDS encoding YycC family protein: protein MKPLHISAETASKLSEKLNMPIEHIMHMPQPILIQKLQELEKNDKENSPIGEPLRAMTEA from the coding sequence ATGAAACCGTTACATATTTCAGCAGAAACAGCTAGTAAATTATCTGAAAAACTAAACATGCCAATTGAACATATCATGCATATGCCACAACCTATTCTTATTCAAAAATTGCAAGAACTTGAGAAAAATGATAAAGAAAACTCGCCGATTGGAGAGCCTCTTAGGGCGATGACAGAGGCGTAG
- the spo0A gene encoding sporulation transcription factor Spo0A, which yields MNKIKVCIVDDNRELVSLLGDYISSQDDMEIAGIAHNGQECLEMLEEVDPDVLVLDIIMPHLDGLAVLERLRELNKPSLPNVIMLTAFGQEDVTKKAVDLGASYFILKPFDMEDLCSHIRQVSSKGSAVTRKAFSQSYRPQIDQKPKNLDACITNIIHEIGVPAHIKGYLYLREAISMVYNDIELLGSITKVLYPDIAKKYNTTASRVERAIRHAIEVAWSRGNIDSISSLFGYTVSMSKAKPTNSEFIAMVADKLRLEHRAS from the coding sequence TTGAATAAAATAAAAGTATGTATCGTAGATGATAACAGAGAACTTGTCAGTTTATTAGGAGATTATATTTCATCCCAGGATGATATGGAAATAGCCGGGATTGCTCATAATGGTCAAGAATGTTTGGAGATGCTAGAGGAAGTTGATCCTGATGTACTTGTATTAGATATTATAATGCCACATCTTGATGGCTTAGCAGTACTTGAAAGACTACGTGAATTAAATAAACCTTCGCTTCCGAATGTTATTATGCTGACTGCTTTTGGACAGGAAGATGTGACAAAAAAAGCTGTAGATCTTGGAGCATCCTATTTTATTCTTAAACCGTTTGATATGGAAGACCTCTGTAGCCATATCCGCCAAGTAAGCAGTAAAGGTAGTGCTGTAACGCGGAAAGCTTTTTCACAAAGCTATCGTCCACAAATAGACCAAAAACCGAAGAACCTTGACGCTTGTATTACAAACATTATCCACGAAATTGGAGTTCCTGCACATATCAAAGGTTATTTATATTTACGGGAAGCCATTTCAATGGTCTATAATGACATTGAATTACTAGGTTCAATTACAAAAGTGCTATATCCTGATATAGCAAAAAAATACAACACAACTGCAAGCCGTGTTGAACGTGCAATCCGCCATGCAATTGAAGTGGCATGGAGCCGTGGTAATATCGATTCGATTTCGTCACTATTCGGCTATACGGTAAGCATGTCGAAAGCAAAGCCAACAAATAGTGAATTTATTGCGATGGTTGCCGATAAACTTCGGCTTGAACACAGGGCTTCTTAA
- a CDS encoding DUF2627 domain-containing protein gives MKRIIALIILLIPGFLAALGIKLMRDMTFGILQSPIPFLWLQFLIGIFFFIGGLGFVAGFILHHDRKKNKVQSKFSEKK, from the coding sequence ATGAAACGTATTATTGCTTTAATCATTTTATTAATTCCTGGATTTTTAGCAGCCCTCGGAATCAAATTAATGCGCGATATGACTTTTGGTATCCTTCAGTCACCGATTCCTTTCCTATGGCTGCAATTTCTAATCGGAATTTTCTTTTTTATTGGAGGCCTTGGTTTTGTTGCTGGGTTTATTTTGCACCATGATCGAAAAAAAAATAAAGTTCAATCAAAATTTTCGGAAAAAAAATAA
- the bcd gene encoding branched-chain amino acid dehydrogenase has product MEIFKYLEKYDYEQVVFCQDKQSGLKAIIAIHDTTLGPALGGTRMWTYASEEAAIEDALRLAKGMTYKNAAAGLNLGGGKTVIIGDPRKDKSEELFRAFGRYVQGLNGRYITAEDVGTTVADMDLIHEETSFVTGISPAFGSSGNPSPVTAYGCYVGMKAAAKEAFGTDSLEGKVVAVQGVGNVAYTLCEYLHNEGAKLIVTDINKEAVQRAVEAFGAKAVDPNEIYGVECDIYAPCALGATINDETIPQLKAKVIAGSANNQLKDTTHGDLIHQMGIVYAPDYVINAGGVINVADELYGYNKDRAMKKVEQIYNTIEKVIEISKRDSIPTYVAADRMAEERIEKMRNSRSQFLQNGHHILSRR; this is encoded by the coding sequence ATGGAAATTTTCAAGTACTTAGAAAAATATGATTATGAGCAAGTGGTATTCTGTCAAGATAAGCAATCAGGATTAAAGGCTATTATTGCAATTCACGACACGACATTAGGACCTGCACTAGGCGGAACTCGTATGTGGACATATGCTTCAGAGGAAGCTGCCATTGAAGATGCTCTTCGCTTAGCAAAAGGAATGACATATAAGAATGCAGCAGCTGGCTTAAACCTTGGTGGTGGTAAAACCGTTATCATTGGCGATCCTCGTAAAGATAAGAGTGAGGAACTTTTCCGTGCATTTGGACGCTATGTACAAGGCCTAAATGGCCGCTATATCACAGCAGAGGATGTAGGTACAACTGTTGCAGACATGGATTTAATTCATGAAGAAACTAGTTTTGTAACAGGTATTTCCCCAGCATTTGGATCATCAGGTAATCCTTCACCTGTAACTGCATATGGTTGTTACGTTGGTATGAAAGCTGCTGCAAAAGAAGCATTTGGCACAGACTCATTAGAAGGTAAAGTGGTTGCGGTCCAAGGTGTTGGTAATGTTGCCTACACGCTTTGCGAATACCTGCACAACGAAGGGGCAAAATTGATTGTTACAGATATTAATAAAGAAGCTGTGCAACGTGCAGTTGAAGCCTTCGGTGCTAAAGCAGTTGATCCTAATGAAATTTATGGTGTGGAATGTGACATTTATGCACCATGTGCACTAGGTGCAACGATTAATGATGAGACCATTCCTCAATTAAAAGCAAAAGTAATTGCAGGATCAGCTAATAATCAATTAAAAGATACTACACACGGTGATCTTATCCATCAGATGGGCATTGTTTATGCACCAGACTATGTAATCAACGCTGGTGGAGTTATCAATGTAGCAGATGAGTTATATGGATATAATAAAGATCGTGCTATGAAAAAAGTAGAGCAAATTTATAATACTATTGAAAAGGTTATTGAAATTTCAAAACGCGATAGCATTCCAACTTATGTAGCTGCTGATCGTATGGCCGAAGAGCGAATTGAAAAAATGCGCAATTCACGTAGTCAATTCTTACAAAATGGTCATCATATTTTAAGCCGTCGTTAA
- the buk gene encoding butyrate kinase codes for MQEKEYRILIINPGSTSTKIGVYDNEISILEKTLRHDANKINTFDNIIDQYEYRKKNILEILDTEGINISKLDAVCGRGGLLRPIEGGTYSVNDVMLTDLRTGFSGQHASNLGGIIAYEIASGLNIPAFIVDPVVVDELDPIARISGFSLIERKSIFHALNQKAVARRVAKELGKNYKDLNLIVTHMGGGITVGVHKQGKVIDVNNGLHGDGPFSPERAGTVPAGDLITLCYSGEFYREEIMKKLVGQGGLVGYLGTNDAIQVEKMIENGNEAAELVYEAMAYQVAKEIGSASTVLSGKVDAIILTGGLAYGKSFVKSITDRINWIADVIVQPGENELQALAEGALRVLRNEEEVKIYPGHSDTTII; via the coding sequence TTGCAAGAGAAAGAATATCGGATCCTTATTATCAACCCAGGTTCGACTTCCACCAAAATCGGGGTTTACGATAATGAAATATCTATATTAGAAAAAACGCTTCGCCATGATGCAAACAAGATCAATACATTTGATAATATCATTGATCAATATGAATATCGGAAAAAGAACATACTAGAAATACTTGATACAGAGGGAATAAATATTTCTAAGCTAGATGCAGTTTGTGGCCGAGGTGGTTTACTTCGTCCAATCGAAGGCGGAACCTATAGTGTAAATGATGTGATGCTTACGGATTTAAGAACTGGATTTTCTGGGCAACACGCATCCAACCTTGGAGGTATTATAGCGTATGAAATTGCTTCAGGTTTAAATATCCCGGCGTTCATTGTAGATCCAGTTGTCGTTGATGAACTCGATCCGATTGCAAGGATTTCTGGTTTTTCCTTAATTGAAAGAAAAAGCATATTCCATGCATTAAACCAAAAAGCAGTTGCTAGAAGGGTAGCAAAAGAATTAGGGAAAAATTATAAGGATTTAAATTTGATCGTGACTCATATGGGTGGGGGAATAACAGTAGGAGTCCATAAACAAGGTAAAGTAATAGATGTCAATAATGGTCTTCATGGTGATGGGCCTTTTAGTCCAGAACGTGCTGGTACAGTTCCTGCAGGTGATCTAATAACACTTTGCTATTCAGGTGAGTTTTATCGGGAAGAAATTATGAAGAAACTAGTCGGACAAGGTGGTCTTGTTGGGTATCTTGGAACGAATGATGCAATACAGGTTGAAAAAATGATTGAAAATGGGAATGAAGCGGCAGAATTGGTATATGAGGCAATGGCATACCAAGTCGCAAAAGAAATTGGTTCAGCAAGTACTGTTTTATCAGGAAAAGTAGATGCCATTATTTTAACCGGTGGTCTTGCTTACGGCAAAAGTTTTGTGAAATCAATCACTGATAGGATTAATTGGATTGCAGATGTAATTGTCCAACCTGGTGAAAATGAGCTACAAGCACTTGCCGAAGGAGCATTAAGAGTGTTAAGAAACGAAGAAGAGGTTAAAATATATCCAGGACATTCTGATACTACAATTATTTAA
- the yqiS gene encoding phosphate butyryltransferase: MLLEALIDRATQKGLKTVAVAAAEDAEVIEAVTEAVSCKLAKFILFGDKERIQQILNEKNATNNESDYLQIVHVDSKEMAAELAVKAVKNKDADVLMKGNIPTNVVLKAVLNKDYGLRTGSVLSHIAVFEIPGVDHFIIITDAGMNIAPDLVQKVQITKNAVAIAHSIGIDKPKVAPIAAVEVINPSMQTTIDAATLTMMNKRGQITGCIIDGPLGLDNAISTFAAEHKGIHSEVAGKADIILVPTIEVGNALYKSLVYFAKAKVGAIISGARAPIVLTSRADTAESKLYSLALALCSVSK; the protein is encoded by the coding sequence TTGTTACTTGAAGCACTAATAGACAGAGCAACCCAAAAAGGCCTTAAAACCGTAGCTGTAGCTGCAGCTGAGGATGCAGAAGTTATCGAAGCTGTTACTGAAGCTGTAAGCTGTAAATTAGCTAAATTTATTTTATTCGGTGATAAGGAAAGAATACAACAGATTTTAAACGAAAAAAACGCTACAAATAATGAAAGTGATTATCTGCAAATTGTGCATGTCGATTCAAAGGAAATGGCAGCTGAACTTGCGGTTAAAGCGGTGAAAAATAAAGATGCAGATGTTTTAATGAAGGGAAATATCCCGACAAATGTGGTCTTAAAAGCGGTTTTAAATAAAGATTATGGGCTTAGAACTGGTAGTGTTCTTTCACACATTGCTGTTTTTGAAATTCCTGGTGTTGATCATTTTATTATCATTACAGATGCAGGAATGAATATTGCTCCAGATTTAGTGCAAAAAGTTCAAATTACAAAAAATGCCGTTGCAATTGCTCATTCAATTGGAATTGACAAACCAAAAGTTGCTCCAATTGCTGCAGTCGAAGTAATCAATCCGTCCATGCAGACCACGATAGATGCTGCAACACTCACAATGATGAATAAACGGGGACAAATTACTGGCTGTATCATTGATGGTCCGTTAGGATTAGATAATGCTATTTCAACTTTTGCAGCTGAACACAAAGGAATTCACAGTGAAGTAGCAGGAAAAGCTGATATTATTTTAGTCCCGACTATTGAGGTTGGAAATGCTTTATATAAATCATTAGTCTACTTTGCGAAGGCAAAGGTGGGTGCTATTATTTCTGGGGCTAGAGCTCCGATTGTATTAACATCCAGAGCAGATACAGCAGAAAGCAAACTATATTCTCTTGCGCTTGCATTATGCTCTGTTAGTAAATAG
- the spoIVB gene encoding SpoIVB peptidase: MKILKLEMLRKIIGGILLVSLTSLIFFQPLQEYLAIPKSVTIFNGQDYTLQKAVPVSASLLYHNKSVSLKQEQHSVSLAAKKQGQNEMLLEYAGIPVKKVDVHVLKDFKVIPGGQSIGVKLNTVGVLVVGHHLVDTKEGKKSPGQIAGIKIGDIITEINDTKIEEMSDVAPFVQTAGQNKEALRIKISRESGKIMTKLTPLKDKGEDVYKLGLYIRDSAAGIGTMTFVHPESKKYGALGHVISDMDTKMPIVVEDGQIVRSTVTSIEKGSNGDPGEKLARFSSDHEIVGNIQKNSPFGIFGKLKIDLKNGLMDKPLPIALSSQVKEGPAKILTVVDSDKVEAFDIEIVSTIPQKFPATKGMVIKVTDPKLLQKTGGIVQGMSGSPIIQNGKLIGAVTHVFVNDPTSGYGVHIEWMLDEAGIDIYDKPKEKAS, from the coding sequence GTGAAAATTTTGAAGTTAGAAATGTTAAGAAAAATAATTGGTGGAATTCTCCTTGTTTCATTAACTAGCTTAATTTTTTTTCAACCCTTACAAGAATACCTTGCTATTCCCAAGTCTGTCACCATTTTTAATGGACAAGATTATACATTACAAAAGGCTGTTCCGGTTTCAGCCTCATTACTATATCACAATAAAAGTGTTTCTTTAAAACAAGAACAACATTCTGTTTCATTAGCAGCAAAAAAACAAGGCCAAAATGAAATGCTGTTGGAATATGCCGGGATACCGGTAAAAAAGGTCGATGTACATGTTCTTAAGGATTTTAAAGTGATTCCAGGCGGACAATCAATTGGCGTAAAATTAAACACAGTAGGAGTATTGGTTGTTGGACATCACTTGGTCGATACAAAGGAAGGAAAAAAATCTCCTGGTCAAATTGCAGGGATAAAAATTGGTGATATTATTACTGAAATTAATGATACGAAAATTGAAGAAATGTCTGATGTAGCGCCGTTTGTTCAAACTGCAGGACAAAATAAAGAAGCATTAAGAATAAAGATTAGCCGTGAAAGTGGTAAAATTATGACTAAACTTACTCCCTTGAAGGACAAAGGAGAAGATGTTTATAAGCTTGGTCTATATATAAGGGATTCTGCAGCAGGAATTGGAACGATGACATTTGTACATCCAGAGTCCAAAAAGTATGGTGCTCTTGGGCATGTTATTTCTGATATGGATACTAAAATGCCAATTGTTGTAGAAGATGGGCAAATTGTTCGTTCCACGGTTACTTCTATAGAGAAAGGAAGCAACGGGGATCCTGGAGAGAAACTTGCTCGTTTTTCGTCAGATCATGAAATTGTTGGAAATATCCAAAAAAATAGCCCATTTGGGATCTTTGGTAAATTAAAAATAGATCTTAAGAATGGATTGATGGATAAGCCACTACCAATTGCACTGTCAAGCCAAGTTAAGGAAGGACCCGCAAAAATATTGACAGTTGTTGATAGTGATAAGGTTGAGGCGTTCGATATAGAAATCGTTAGTACGATACCACAAAAATTCCCGGCAACCAAAGGTATGGTTATAAAGGTTACCGATCCAAAACTACTACAAAAAACGGGTGGAATTGTTCAGGGCATGAGTGGTAGTCCAATTATTCAAAATGGAAAGTTAATTGGTGCTGTGACGCATGTTTTTGTTAACGATCCAACATCCGGTTATGGAGTTCATATTGAATGGATGTTAGATGAAGCAGGGATAGATATTTACGATAAGCCAAAAGAGAAAGCAAGCTAA
- the lpdA gene encoding dihydrolipoyl dehydrogenase, with the protein MAEEYDLVILGGGTGGYVAAIRASQLGLKTAIVEKGKLGGTCLHKGCIPSKALLRSAEVYSTAKRSEEFGINTSDVTVNFVKVQERKNKIVDTLHKGVQHLMKQGKIDVYEGIGRILGPSIFSPMPGTISVEMNNGTENEMLIPKNVIVATGSRPRTLPGLEIDGKYVITSDEALGLESLPSSIIIVGGGVIGIEWASLLSDFGVDVTVIEYADRIIPTEDKEISKEMQRLMKKKGVKLITGAKVLSETLVKGEGVTISAEIKGAQKTFNAEMLLVSVGRQANVEGIGIENTDIQLEKGSIVTNEFFQTKESHIYAIGDVIGGLQLAHVASHEGINAVEHIFGQTPEPMDYNLVSKCIYSNPEVSSVGITEDQAKERGFKVKVGKFSFRAIGKALVFGESDGFVKIIANEETDDILGVHMIGPHVTDMISEAGLAMVLDATPWEIAHTIHPHPTLSEAIGEAALAVEGKAIHS; encoded by the coding sequence ATGGCAGAAGAATATGATTTAGTTATTCTTGGCGGCGGAACGGGCGGTTACGTTGCTGCGATCCGAGCCTCTCAGCTTGGCTTGAAAACGGCGATTGTTGAGAAGGGAAAGTTAGGTGGAACATGCTTGCATAAAGGTTGTATTCCAAGTAAGGCACTACTCCGAAGTGCTGAAGTTTATTCTACAGCAAAGCGAAGTGAAGAATTTGGAATCAATACTAGTGATGTAACGGTCAATTTTGTAAAAGTTCAAGAACGCAAAAATAAAATTGTTGATACTCTTCATAAAGGAGTACAACATTTAATGAAACAAGGGAAAATTGACGTATATGAAGGAATCGGCCGAATTTTAGGACCATCTATTTTTTCGCCAATGCCTGGCACAATCTCTGTTGAAATGAATAACGGTACAGAAAATGAGATGCTTATTCCGAAAAACGTTATCGTAGCTACTGGTTCAAGACCACGTACACTTCCAGGCCTTGAAATTGATGGGAAATATGTCATTACATCTGATGAAGCCTTAGGATTAGAGTCTTTACCATCTTCAATCATTATTGTTGGTGGCGGAGTTATTGGTATTGAATGGGCTTCCCTGCTTTCTGACTTTGGAGTAGATGTAACAGTGATAGAGTATGCTGATCGTATTATTCCAACAGAAGATAAGGAAATCTCAAAAGAAATGCAACGTTTAATGAAGAAAAAAGGTGTAAAACTAATTACAGGAGCAAAGGTACTTTCAGAAACTCTTGTAAAAGGTGAAGGGGTCACTATTTCGGCAGAAATTAAAGGCGCTCAAAAAACATTTAATGCAGAAATGCTACTTGTTTCTGTTGGCCGTCAGGCAAATGTTGAAGGAATTGGAATAGAAAATACAGATATCCAATTAGAAAAAGGTTCAATCGTTACAAATGAATTCTTTCAAACTAAAGAATCACATATTTATGCAATTGGGGATGTAATCGGTGGCCTGCAGCTTGCACATGTTGCATCACATGAAGGAATCAATGCAGTTGAACATATCTTTGGACAAACTCCGGAACCAATGGATTACAACTTAGTCTCTAAATGCATATACAGTAACCCTGAGGTATCAAGTGTCGGGATCACCGAAGATCAAGCGAAAGAAAGAGGCTTTAAAGTAAAAGTTGGGAAGTTTTCTTTCCGGGCAATCGGAAAGGCATTAGTTTTCGGAGAATCAGATGGTTTTGTTAAAATTATTGCCAACGAAGAAACCGATGATATTCTTGGGGTGCATATGATCGGTCCACATGTGACAGACATGATTTCAGAAGCAGGACTAGCTATGGTTTTGGATGCAACACCTTGGGAAATCGCTCATACCATTCATCCACATCCAACATTGTCAGAAGCAATTGGAGAAGCTGCACTTGCAGTTGAGGGAAAGGCAATACATTCTTAA
- a CDS encoding glycerophosphodiester phosphodiesterase produces MTQIFAHRGYSLAFPENTMTSFLEAEKVGADGIELDVQLTKDGEIVVIHDEKVDRTTSGTGFVKDFTFKEIRNLNANKIGAKKEPIPSLIEVFEWMKSNNLICNIELKNGKIPYKGMEEKIIQLIRTYQLSDRIILSSFNHYSIVYSYRLAPEIETAPLYSEGLYMPWIYAQSICSKGIHPNVATLTDAMIKTSMQYGISVRPYTVNKIEDMERLFKINCSAIITDDPIKALKIKSKIEKRL; encoded by the coding sequence ATGACACAAATTTTTGCGCACCGCGGATATTCTTTAGCTTTTCCTGAAAATACAATGACTTCATTCTTAGAAGCAGAAAAGGTAGGAGCAGATGGGATTGAACTTGATGTTCAATTAACAAAAGATGGTGAGATAGTAGTAATCCATGATGAAAAAGTGGACCGAACTACAAGTGGTACTGGATTTGTAAAAGATTTTACATTTAAAGAAATCCGAAATCTTAATGCAAATAAAATAGGTGCAAAAAAGGAACCTATTCCATCATTAATTGAAGTTTTTGAATGGATGAAATCAAATAATCTAATATGTAATATTGAGCTAAAAAATGGGAAGATCCCATATAAAGGAATGGAAGAAAAAATTATTCAACTTATTCGTACCTATCAATTATCTGATCGAATTATTTTATCTTCTTTCAATCATTATAGCATTGTTTATAGCTACCGACTCGCACCAGAAATTGAAACTGCTCCATTATATTCAGAAGGCCTTTATATGCCCTGGATTTATGCTCAATCCATTTGTTCTAAGGGGATTCATCCAAATGTTGCTACATTGACAGATGCAATGATAAAAACTTCTATGCAATATGGGATATCAGTGCGACCATATACAGTAAACAAAATTGAAGACATGGAGCGCCTTTTTAAAATTAATTGTTCGGCTATCATTACTGATGATCCTATTAAAGCACTAAAAATTAAATCGAAAATTGAAAAGAGACTGTAA
- a CDS encoding CsxC family protein: protein MSFIGPNPNQRDGSCSPKKRIVSSSVQQEVPNTPKKPHVINAFPFMKVPVVLGETTVQIDLDSTIVFPEPVLEIKQIKKNLKIVQCRLLLPTNKLFLKGFIRKNIQYATPVAGDHDFVTSNIHSLTIDVPFQVVTRLDFLGRPDFKSNPQTSEFKFFNSVPLPQGFPSKENLLSGDFSEHNQISEEVFNELPFCELLSSKIIEYDEALNRKMGNVRGDSGQMINAPFEEGTFTEVEEKMVIEITLKVLQNQQVHMRAPEMNTKKDEHEYNFDNDCFFN from the coding sequence ATGTCATTCATTGGACCAAATCCGAATCAAAGAGATGGAAGTTGTTCACCTAAAAAAAGAATTGTTTCTTCATCAGTTCAACAGGAAGTTCCTAACACACCCAAAAAACCTCATGTAATCAATGCATTTCCTTTTATGAAAGTTCCAGTTGTTTTGGGAGAAACAACCGTTCAAATCGATCTCGACTCCACTATTGTATTCCCAGAACCAGTTTTAGAAATTAAACAAATTAAAAAGAACCTCAAAATAGTACAATGCCGTTTATTATTGCCAACTAATAAATTGTTCTTAAAAGGATTTATTCGAAAAAACATTCAATATGCAACACCTGTAGCAGGCGACCATGACTTTGTCACTTCCAATATTCACTCATTAACCATAGATGTCCCATTCCAAGTTGTCACTAGATTAGATTTCTTGGGCAGACCTGACTTTAAATCTAATCCACAAACAAGTGAATTCAAATTTTTTAATTCTGTACCACTACCACAGGGATTTCCTTCAAAGGAAAATTTACTTTCTGGAGATTTTTCAGAACATAACCAAATTAGTGAAGAAGTATTTAACGAACTTCCGTTTTGCGAATTACTTTCAAGTAAAATCATTGAATATGATGAAGCATTAAATAGGAAAATGGGAAATGTCAGAGGAGACTCTGGACAAATGATTAATGCTCCTTTTGAAGAAGGAACTTTTACTGAAGTAGAAGAAAAAATGGTAATAGAAATCACATTGAAAGTACTTCAAAATCAACAAGTTCATATGAGGGCTCCTGAAATGAACACTAAGAAAGATGAACATGAATACAATTTTGACAATGATTGTTTTTTTAATTAA
- a CDS encoding sigma-54-dependent Fis family transcriptional regulator → MQNVMIVGAGKGGTAILKILLETDMLNVEAVIDRHRDAPGILLAQKEGIKTSTNWLPILLENIDIVIEVTGDDSVFQELRNIKNKNTVLIPGSVAYLISRLMEEKEELIKKHQNESYQHDLIFNSINDGMVVIDQNGMIILFNRRAEEMMDVTKEVAVGKHVSKVINDSRLPHILETRRIETNQEMLLENGRKIITTRIPIIEENGTLIGAFAVFKDITEVVNLAEEITDMKEIQTMLQAIIQSSDDAISVVNESGQGILINPAYTRITGLTQEQVIGKPATADISEGESMHMKVLQTRRAVRGVAMRVGPIEREVIVNVAPIIVKGILKGSVGVIHDMSEIKSLSRELNRARQIIRTLEAKYTFLDIIGTSEEMVLAIEQAKLGAKTPATVLLRGESGTGKELFAHAIHNESDRKYNKFIRVNCAAISETLLESELFGYEEGAFSGARRGGKTGLFEEANNGSIFLDEIGELSANTQAKFLRVLQEREVLRVGGTKPVPINVRVITATNVNLEKGIANGSFREDLYYRLNRMPIHIPPLRNRKEEIPILCERLIQKINRDYGRNVESVTEAAMIQLMEYDWPGNVRELENILGRAIIFMNYYETAIDIQHLPELKNVKNNRELTPSGIEIQPQGKSLSEMLEQFEGKIIQQTLNRLNGNKTLTAKTLGLSVRNLYYKLEKLNLEINSTQ, encoded by the coding sequence ATGCAAAATGTAATGATTGTTGGAGCTGGAAAAGGCGGAACAGCAATCTTAAAAATTTTATTAGAAACAGATATGCTAAATGTTGAAGCAGTAATTGACCGACATCGCGATGCTCCTGGGATATTACTAGCCCAAAAAGAAGGAATTAAAACCAGCACAAATTGGCTTCCTATCCTTTTAGAGAATATTGATATTGTGATCGAAGTAACCGGTGATGATTCAGTCTTTCAAGAATTGCGAAATATAAAAAATAAAAACACTGTGTTGATTCCAGGAAGCGTGGCATACCTTATTTCGAGACTTATGGAAGAAAAGGAAGAGCTAATCAAAAAGCATCAAAATGAATCTTATCAACATGACCTCATCTTTAATTCGATAAACGATGGAATGGTTGTTATAGATCAAAATGGAATGATCATTCTATTTAACCGAAGAGCAGAAGAAATGATGGATGTTACAAAAGAGGTAGCTGTTGGCAAGCATGTTTCAAAAGTGATTAATGATAGTCGCCTTCCCCATATTCTTGAAACAAGAAGAATTGAGACAAACCAGGAAATGTTATTGGAAAATGGGCGAAAAATTATTACAACTCGTATTCCTATTATTGAGGAAAATGGAACACTAATTGGGGCTTTTGCTGTTTTTAAAGATATAACAGAAGTAGTAAACCTTGCGGAAGAAATCACAGACATGAAGGAAATACAAACAATGCTACAGGCAATCATTCAATCTAGTGATGATGCCATTTCAGTTGTAAATGAGAGTGGACAAGGAATCCTAATTAATCCTGCATATACTCGGATTACAGGGCTTACCCAAGAACAGGTTATTGGAAAGCCAGCTACTGCAGACATCTCTGAAGGCGAAAGTATGCATATGAAAGTCCTTCAAACAAGAAGAGCCGTTCGTGGAGTAGCAATGAGAGTAGGTCCGATTGAAAGGGAAGTAATCGTTAATGTTGCCCCGATCATAGTTAAGGGAATATTAAAGGGTAGTGTTGGTGTTATTCATGACATGTCAGAAATAAAATCGTTAAGTAGGGAATTAAATCGGGCCAGGCAAATAATTAGGACACTTGAAGCAAAATATACCTTTCTTGATATTATTGGAACGTCTGAAGAAATGGTACTTGCGATTGAGCAAGCAAAGTTGGGGGCAAAAACACCGGCTACTGTATTACTCCGAGGTGAGTCTGGTACTGGTAAAGAATTATTTGCCCATGCAATACATAATGAAAGCGATCGGAAATACAATAAATTCATTCGAGTCAATTGTGCAGCCATTTCTGAAACGTTATTGGAAAGTGAATTATTCGGATATGAAGAAGGAGCATTTTCCGGTGCACGAAGAGGTGGGAAAACTGGATTGTTTGAAGAGGCTAATAACGGAAGTATTTTCCTCGATGAAATAGGTGAACTATCAGCAAATACCCAAGCGAAATTTTTACGAGTACTTCAGGAACGTGAAGTTCTCCGTGTCGGCGGGACAAAACCTGTGCCGATTAATGTAAGAGTTATTACTGCAACAAATGTTAATCTTGAAAAGGGAATTGCAAATGGGTCATTTAGGGAAGACTTATATTATCGTTTAAATCGGATGCCTATCCATATCCCTCCATTAAGAAATAGAAAAGAAGAAATTCCTATATTATGTGAGAGGCTCATTCAAAAAATTAATAGAGATTATGGTCGTAATGTTGAAAGTGTCACAGAAGCAGCTATGATTCAATTGATGGAATATGATTGGCCGGGAAATGTAAGGGAACTGGAAAATATTTTAGGCAGAGCTATTATTTTTATGAATTACTATGAAACCGCAATTGACATTCAACACCTTCCGGAGTTAAAAAATGTAAAAAACAATAGAGAATTAACTCCGTCAGGAATTGAAATACAGCCACAGGGAAAATCTTTATCAGAAATGCTTGAACAATTTGAAGGGAAAATTATCCAACAAACTCTCAATCGCTTAAATGGTAATAAAACACTTACAGCGAAAACCCTTGGATTGTCTGTAAGGAATTTGTATTATAAACTTGAAAAACTCAATCTTGAAATTAATAGCACGCAATAA